In Zingiber officinale cultivar Zhangliang chromosome 3B, Zo_v1.1, whole genome shotgun sequence, a single window of DNA contains:
- the LOC121967335 gene encoding uncharacterized protein LOC121967335 encodes MLFYHVDNIKWKSPDLFSSVNAATTAAAASAHLRPSPSRGEEREEEAADPTPIFGDLSPMGLLKMRSWSPDSDREEAWLRRQAIHRSRRGRLRSVTDEDLDELRGCIDLGFGFDCVSAADPAPARKLSETLPALDLYYAVLRGSSSAAASPASAYTESSSASPDVDGSVPVPFSLFSPGETAEERKGRLKQWAQVVACTVRQRR; translated from the exons ATGCTGTTTTACCACGTCGATAATATAAAATGGAAGTCGCCCGACCTCTTCTCATCTGTAAACGCAGCcaccaccgccgccgccgccagcgCACATCTCCGACCTTCTCCCTCGCGGGGGGAAGAGagagaggaggaggcggcggaTCCGACGCCGATCTTTGGCGATCTTTCCCCCATGGGGCTCCTCAAGATGCGTTCGTGGTCGCCGGACTCCGACCGCGAGGAAGCGTGGCTTCGCCGCCAGGCGATCCACCGCAGCCGCAGGGGCCGCCTGCGGAGCGTCACCGACGAGGACCTCGACGAGCTGCGCGGATGCATCGACCTGGGCTTCGGCTTCGACTGTGTCTCCGCCGCTGACCCCGCCCCGGCAAGGAAGCTCTCGGAGACGCTCCCGGCGCTCGACCTCTACTACGCCGTCCTCCGCGGCTCCTCCTCCGCCGCGGCCTCTCCGGCATCCGCCTACACGGAATCGTCCTCCGCCTCGCCAGACGTCGACGGCAGCGTCCCCGTGCCCTTCTCCTTATTCTCCCCAG GTGAGAcggcagaggagaggaaaggGAGGCTGAAGCAGTGGGCCCAAGTGGTTGCTTGCACCGTGCGCCAGCGTCGCTGA
- the LOC121967336 gene encoding GDP-L-galactose phosphorylase 1-like, translating into MPFPVERAPTQRVPIAKGLLCHGGVKISLLLNYPVRGLVYEGGTSLKDLSDVVSKSCKCLQENNIPFNVLISDSGWRIFLFPQCYAEKQALGEVSEEILETQVNPAVWEISGHMVLKRKKDFEEATEQYAWRLLAEVSLSEARFKEVEDYIFGALGLEESTKEKIKLEEKKETSFQSLAPIDRATCNLAEGCLVLQ; encoded by the exons aTGCCTTTTCCTGTGGAGAGAGCTCCTACTCAAAGAGTTCCAATTGCTAAAGGTCTGCTGTGCCATGGTGGAGTGAAGATCTCACTATTGCTGAACTATCCAGTGAGGGGCCTTGTTTACGAGGGAGGAACTAGTTTGAAAGACTTATCTGATGTAGTTTCCAAGTCTTGCAAGTGTCTTCAAGAGAACAATATCCCATTTAATGTTCTTATTTCTGATTCAGGCTGGAGGATCTTTCTCTTTCCCCAG TGTTATGCCGAAAAACAAGCCTTGGGCGAAGTGAGTGAGGAGATCCTAGAGACTCAAGTGAACCCTGCTGTGTGGGAGATCAGTGGGCATATGGTGCTGAAGCGCAAGAAAGACTTCGAAGAGGCAACAGAGCAATATGCTTGGAGGCTATTAGCTGAGGTCTCTCTTTCGGAGGCAAGGTTCAAAGAAGTGGAAGACTACATCTTTGGGGCCCTTGGACTAGAGGAGTCTACGAAGGAAAAGATCAAGCTGGAAGAGAAAAAGGAAACCTCATTTCAGTCATTAGCCCCTATCGATCGAGCTACTTGTAACCTTGCAGAAGGTTGCCTAGTCTTGCAGTGA